From Oryza brachyantha chromosome 9, ObraRS2, whole genome shotgun sequence, a single genomic window includes:
- the LOC102706036 gene encoding uncharacterized protein LOC102706036 yields MKFSGNEGIAIDEEAIVNELMTNCEHDETASNQCGCKIPLLNQRQSPMVMSIGPYHYDPLSSMEQQKKATLHEVLQVEDGQKPAVLKSLLCAVSSVEKEAREHYLDRAHDMSSEEFVQMLLLDGGYILAKFVLPHCCAGSAPAASQTGSAMHDMELVRDIFYLLDNQIPFCVLKKIHKVLHGDSSMPSSVVADTLFTNVRRLLQHFGYSIRNDTLVDPWHLHHLLYMHFQPHNDGSISSSVAQVHSGRKSKAITYRWHAATYYHAAGVIFRKRHLDHGASEKWWCWFIDGGARSILDVRFDGLTLRIPSLLVDNNTYTVLRNLMMLEQHNPDKLGSHVTAYCIFLSQIAGTASDVALLVRMGIIVHLMPNDIDVANMLASLCSGITIDLDEPKHNYLHNARKDLERMSKKRTTRCMALLRRNPMLMAAIYAVAVGLACLLLLAIYTLKSYYRNGGDA; encoded by the exons ATGAAATTTTCAGGAAATGAAGGCATAGCAATCGATGAAGAAGCTATAGTCAACGAGCTGATGACCAACTGTGAGCATGACGAGACAGCGAGCAACCAATGCGGGTGCAAGATCCCGTTACTAAATCAGCGACAAAGCCCGATGGTGATGAGCATCGGCCCCTACCACTACGATCCGCTCAGCTCGATGGAGCAGCAGAAGAAGGCGACCCTCCACGAGGTGCTCCAGGTGGAGGACGGACAGAAGCCTGCCGTGCTGAAAAGTTTACTGTGCGCGGTCAGCTCCGTCGAGAAGGAAGCGAGGGAGCATTACCTGGACCGCGCCCATGACATGAGCAGTGAGGAGTTTGTGCAGATGCTGCTGCTCGACGGCGGCTACATACTCGCCAAGTTCGTGCTCCCTCACTGCTGCGCCG gctcggcgccggcggcgagccagACCGGGAGCGCGATGCACGATATGGAATTGGTGCGCGACATCTTCTACCTACTCGATAACCAGATACCATTCTGTGTCCTCAAGAAGATCCACAAGGTGCTCCATGGTGACAGCAGCATGCCGTCCAGTGTGGTCGCTGACACCTTGTTCACCAACGTCCGGCGACTGCTCCAACATTTCGGCTACTCTATTCGCAACGACACGCTCGTCGATCCCTGGCACCTGCATCACCTGCTGTACATGCACTTTCAGCCCCACAACGACGGCAGCATCAGTAGTAGTGTTGCGCAGGTCCACAGCGGCCGGAAATCTAAAGCCATCACGTACCGCTGGCACGCGGCGACCTACTACCATGCCGCCGGAGTGATCTTCAGGAAGCGGCACCTCGACCACGGCGCCAGCGAGAAGTGGTGGTGCTGGTTCATTGACGGCGGCGCCCGGTCCATTCTGGACGTGAGGTTCGATGGCCTGACGCTGCGCATCCCGTCTCTTCTGGTGGACAACAACACGTACACCGTCCTGCGAAACCTGATGATGCTGGAGCAGCACAACCCGGATAAACTCGGCAGCCACGTCACTGCCTACTGCATCTTCCTGTCGCAGATCGCCGGCACGGCGAGCGACGTCGCGCTCCTCGTGAGGATGGGTATCATCGTGCACCTCATGCCCAACGATATCGATGTCGCCAACATGCTGGCCAGCCTGTGCAGCGGTATCACCATCGACTTGGACGAGCCCAAACACAACTACCTGCACAACGCAAGGAAGGACCTGGAGCGAATGTCCAAGAAACGCACGACTAGGTGCATGGCGCTGCTGCGTCGCAACCCTATGCTGATGGCCGCCATTTATGCTGTCGCGGTTGGGTTAGCCTGCCTACTTCTCCTGGCCATCTATACCTTGAAGAGCTACTATCGTAACGGAGGCGACGCATGA